In a single window of the Luteolibacter yonseiensis genome:
- a CDS encoding MFS transporter has product MREDERVNETTADEAGLSAGCGPAVSSRPRIAASLFFLVDGMIFGTWATLIPSFKSKFGLTEADLSIALLGMVIGAIVSMPVAGQSIARRGSRANLNFLAPGFCIALVLLAIAPGFPTFVAAATLFGAFKGAFDVSVNAQGIAIENSVGKPIIATFQALWSIGGLLAALAVGFALRLGAGAVPIALTVSAAMILVVVSSAGSLLAGDKAPSKTGGGFKFPNGKLLKIGILACMALFTEGVMMDWSAVYSSTVSGAAPWLAPIAYGIFSCCMAAGRLSGDHLIGRHGPLKILKTGGWLTTAGLVVIIGIHEWPATFFGLALAGFGLANLVPILLGAGGRAHEGGVGQGVAAISMMGYFGFLAGPPLIGGISHFIGLPGAFVVVILFSAFIALRGNLLLGAPPTTTES; this is encoded by the coding sequence ATGAGGGAGGATGAGCGCGTGAACGAAACCACCGCAGATGAGGCCGGTTTGTCCGCAGGATGCGGACCGGCTGTTTCCTCCAGGCCACGCATCGCCGCGTCATTGTTCTTCCTCGTGGACGGGATGATCTTCGGCACCTGGGCCACGTTGATTCCGTCGTTCAAATCGAAATTCGGGCTGACGGAGGCGGATCTCAGCATCGCGCTGCTCGGCATGGTCATCGGAGCCATCGTCTCGATGCCCGTTGCCGGACAATCCATCGCGCGCCGTGGCAGCCGGGCGAACCTGAACTTCCTCGCTCCCGGATTCTGCATCGCGCTCGTCCTGCTGGCCATCGCACCGGGTTTCCCGACATTTGTCGCCGCCGCGACCCTTTTCGGCGCGTTCAAGGGCGCGTTCGATGTTTCGGTGAACGCGCAGGGCATCGCGATCGAGAACTCGGTCGGCAAGCCCATCATCGCCACCTTCCAGGCGCTTTGGAGCATCGGCGGACTGCTTGCCGCGCTGGCGGTGGGTTTTGCCCTGAGACTGGGCGCGGGAGCGGTTCCGATCGCCCTGACCGTATCCGCCGCGATGATCCTGGTGGTCGTTTCCAGCGCGGGCAGCCTGTTGGCCGGGGACAAGGCGCCTTCCAAAACAGGAGGGGGATTCAAATTTCCCAACGGCAAATTGCTGAAAATCGGGATACTCGCTTGCATGGCCCTCTTCACCGAGGGGGTCATGATGGACTGGAGCGCTGTTTACAGCAGCACGGTGTCCGGGGCGGCACCATGGCTCGCGCCGATCGCATACGGGATTTTCTCGTGCTGCATGGCGGCGGGGAGGTTGTCGGGTGATCATCTCATCGGGCGCCACGGGCCGTTGAAGATCCTCAAGACCGGAGGCTGGCTCACGACCGCGGGCCTGGTGGTGATCATCGGCATCCATGAATGGCCGGCGACCTTCTTCGGTCTCGCGCTGGCGGGCTTCGGTCTGGCGAATCTGGTTCCCATCCTTCTTGGTGCGGGTGGCCGCGCCCATGAGGGCGGGGTGGGGCAAGGTGTCGCCGCCATTTCCATGATGGGCTATTTCGGCTTCCTCGCGGGGCCGCCGCTCATCGGTGGCATCAGCCACTTCATCGGATTGCCAGGGGCGTTCGTGGTCGTCATTCTTTTCTCAGCCTTCATCGCGCTCCGGGGAAACCTCCTGCTCGGCGCGCCACCAACCACCACCGAATCATGA
- a CDS encoding FUSC family protein, which produces MIAFLIPLIAAQAGWLRIDPVHACITAQTIAMVDVRGAYSLRLGLLLSMTAVLTLSVLLGRLGADSLAIALPATALVVMGGGVWRHLSSDYGPGLAVSSGLLFFVSLAPDAPTAQAHHPALATFCGGLLGVMLQVSLWPIHPQHPLRRTVGDSWIALAELLEVMSPETRGDAQTIRDREITLRASLNDAQATLHASKRHSGKVLRHLELLNLAAARLSLRIIAFRTALENFEKCPGHASFEAGLTPVLSSLANTARTVALAVVSGQPSYWESFEVRMKRLETLLAVARTRVASQFGDSTASSQLVEILSQIEEQLPIVREALQATLERTTLERAAFSLELFDLGTLTLRPLGAILNFSKRLEPALVRHTVRAILLSIIGVVFFKWSGFPHGYWLPFTMLVVLQPDFGSTREKAAQRVLGTLAGGLIASSLLWLHPPLPVLFVAIGITIFAFGYFVKRNYAVAVVFITLMVVLLTESHHPVTLAFTLERMGSTFAGGFLSLVAALIFWPEWERDRFPGILAKSMESNFAYLSLIAFRLKDGGPDDDELHQARQAVENANSEAFSSLKRMNGDPKNRRDGLRQAAALANGNQRITNALTVIALHLNDQKTRHPEMLAHFTLMADAAFQALIETETTGKPSVRIDSAAEELKNFHLPEIEPDHLDGERFREPWTYPQLVRIVTELDAMLLIARSTGPA; this is translated from the coding sequence ATGATCGCTTTTCTCATCCCGCTCATCGCGGCTCAGGCGGGGTGGCTGCGCATCGATCCGGTGCACGCGTGCATCACCGCGCAGACGATCGCGATGGTGGACGTGCGCGGAGCCTATTCGTTGCGGCTGGGTTTGCTTCTGAGCATGACGGCGGTGCTGACGCTCTCCGTATTGCTCGGGCGCCTGGGAGCGGACAGCCTGGCCATCGCGCTGCCGGCCACGGCGCTGGTCGTGATGGGCGGTGGAGTGTGGCGGCATCTGAGCTCGGACTATGGCCCGGGTCTGGCGGTCTCGAGCGGGTTGTTGTTTTTCGTCTCACTCGCACCGGACGCTCCGACGGCACAGGCCCACCACCCCGCGTTGGCAACGTTCTGCGGCGGGTTGCTGGGGGTGATGCTGCAGGTTTCGCTGTGGCCGATCCATCCCCAGCATCCGCTGCGACGGACGGTGGGGGACAGTTGGATCGCGCTGGCGGAATTGCTGGAGGTGATGTCTCCCGAGACGCGGGGCGACGCACAAACGATCCGGGACAGGGAAATCACCCTGCGTGCCTCGCTGAACGATGCCCAAGCGACCTTGCACGCGTCCAAGCGCCATTCCGGCAAGGTGCTGCGGCATCTGGAACTGCTGAACCTGGCTGCGGCGCGGCTTTCCTTGCGGATCATCGCGTTCCGGACGGCCCTGGAAAACTTCGAGAAATGTCCGGGACATGCCTCGTTCGAGGCGGGACTGACCCCTGTCCTGTCATCGCTGGCGAACACCGCCCGGACCGTCGCGCTTGCGGTGGTTTCCGGACAACCGTCCTACTGGGAGTCGTTCGAAGTGCGGATGAAACGTCTGGAAACCTTGCTTGCCGTCGCGCGGACGCGGGTGGCTTCTCAATTCGGCGATTCGACGGCCAGCTCCCAACTGGTTGAAATCCTGAGCCAGATCGAGGAGCAACTGCCGATCGTGCGGGAGGCTCTGCAGGCGACCTTGGAGCGTACGACGCTGGAGCGGGCGGCGTTTTCACTGGAGCTTTTCGACCTCGGCACGCTGACCTTGCGACCGCTCGGAGCGATTCTGAATTTTTCAAAACGCCTCGAACCCGCGTTGGTCCGGCACACGGTCCGGGCGATCCTGCTGAGCATCATCGGTGTGGTTTTTTTCAAGTGGAGCGGATTCCCGCATGGTTACTGGCTGCCGTTCACGATGCTGGTCGTGTTGCAGCCGGACTTCGGTTCCACGCGGGAAAAAGCCGCGCAACGGGTTCTCGGCACGCTTGCAGGAGGTCTCATCGCCAGCAGCCTGCTGTGGCTTCATCCACCGCTTCCGGTGTTGTTCGTGGCCATCGGCATCACGATCTTCGCTTTCGGGTATTTCGTGAAACGGAACTACGCCGTGGCCGTGGTATTCATCACCCTGATGGTGGTGCTGCTCACGGAGTCCCATCACCCGGTCACCCTGGCATTCACCCTCGAGCGGATGGGCAGCACTTTTGCAGGCGGATTCCTATCGTTGGTCGCCGCGCTGATCTTCTGGCCCGAATGGGAGCGTGACCGGTTTCCGGGCATTCTGGCGAAGTCGATGGAATCGAATTTCGCCTACCTCAGCCTCATCGCCTTCCGTCTCAAGGATGGTGGTCCGGATGATGATGAGCTCCACCAGGCGCGCCAGGCCGTGGAGAACGCCAACAGCGAGGCTTTTTCCTCACTGAAACGCATGAACGGCGATCCGAAAAACCGCCGCGACGGACTCCGCCAGGCCGCCGCCCTTGCGAATGGAAACCAGCGCATCACCAATGCCCTTACCGTGATCGCCCTCCATCTGAACGATCAGAAAACGCGCCATCCCGAGATGCTCGCCCATTTCACCCTCATGGCGGACGCCGCGTTCCAGGCGCTCATCGAGACGGAAACAACGGGCAAACCCTCCGTCCGGATCGACTCCGCCGCAGAGGAGTTGAAAAATTTCCATCTGCCGGAAATCGAACCCGACCACCTCGATGGCGAGCGTTTCCGCGAACCTTGGACTTATCCCCAGCTCGTCCGGATCGTCACCGAACTGGACGCGATGCTGCTCATCGCCCGGTCCACGGGCCCGGCGTGA
- a CDS encoding type B 50S ribosomal protein L31, which produces MKKDLHPKYNPVVFVDMTTGKRFISRSTKSSEKKEVIDGVEHSIISIGITSDSHPFFTGLAQFVDTEGRIDKFQKRFGAVRRVGKPKLD; this is translated from the coding sequence ATGAAAAAGGACCTTCATCCGAAATACAATCCGGTCGTCTTCGTTGACATGACCACCGGCAAGCGTTTCATCAGCCGCTCGACCAAGTCTTCCGAAAAGAAGGAAGTCATCGATGGCGTGGAACACAGCATCATCTCCATCGGCATCACGTCCGACTCGCATCCGTTCTTCACCGGCCTCGCCCAGTTCGTGGACACCGAAGGACGCATCGACAAATTCCAAAAGCGTTTCGGTGCCGTCCGCCGCGTTGGGAAGCCGAAGCTCGACTGA
- a CDS encoding LysR family transcriptional regulator translates to MDIRELRSFVLLAGQLNFGKASRLLNLSQPALTKQIRRMEEDLGGRLFVRGKQGTALSPLGTQFLREAKTTLQSFDELVDRGQRLATGEAGQLNLGFGFHTFELVPRLIVKLREMAPEIDVSLKDMSTAEQLAALASGKLDLGFVRLPVSKDLKTLPAVTDRLALVSSSLSSLPANLKLADCRNEPFVAISEERSPGFRTHMLQLCAKHGFQPRVIQQVPEFMTAIALVRAGLGVAIIPESFWSARFEGMRLHRLKDKEAAWSVSAAWNAGDTNPALLRFLTLLREDLKRQK, encoded by the coding sequence ATGGACATCCGAGAACTCCGATCCTTCGTCCTCCTGGCCGGACAGCTGAATTTCGGCAAGGCGTCGCGGCTGTTGAACCTCAGCCAGCCGGCCCTCACCAAGCAGATCCGCCGCATGGAGGAGGATCTCGGCGGACGGCTTTTCGTGCGGGGAAAACAGGGAACCGCGCTGAGCCCGTTGGGAACGCAGTTCTTGCGGGAAGCGAAAACCACCCTGCAGTCGTTCGACGAACTGGTTGACCGGGGACAGCGCCTGGCCACCGGCGAGGCGGGGCAGCTCAACCTCGGTTTCGGATTCCACACCTTTGAGCTCGTCCCCCGGTTGATCGTGAAGTTGCGTGAAATGGCCCCGGAGATCGATGTGAGCCTGAAGGACATGTCCACGGCGGAGCAACTGGCGGCGCTGGCCTCCGGAAAACTGGATCTTGGTTTCGTCCGGCTGCCGGTGTCCAAGGATCTCAAAACCCTGCCCGCCGTCACGGACCGGCTGGCCTTGGTCTCATCCTCGCTCTCCTCTCTTCCCGCGAACCTGAAACTCGCGGATTGCCGGAACGAACCATTCGTCGCCATTTCCGAAGAGCGTTCGCCGGGATTCCGCACCCACATGCTCCAGCTTTGCGCGAAGCACGGCTTCCAGCCCAGGGTCATCCAGCAGGTGCCGGAATTCATGACCGCGATCGCGCTGGTCCGGGCCGGATTGGGCGTCGCGATCATTCCCGAATCCTTCTGGAGCGCCCGCTTCGAAGGCATGAGGCTGCACCGGCTGAAGGACAAGGAAGCCGCATGGTCGGTGAGCGCGGCATGGAACGCGGGCGACACCAACCCGGCGCTGCTGCGGTTCCTCACCCTGTTGCGTGAGGATCTGAAACGGCAGAAATGA
- the hisF gene encoding imidazole glycerol phosphate synthase subunit HisF: protein MLAKRIIPCLDVTDGRVVKGVNFVDLIDAGDPVECAIAYNLQQADELVFLDITASSDNRNTMVDVVRRTAEKCFIPLTVGGGIRSVENMREMLLAGADKVGVNTSAVTNPSLVDAGAKAFGSQCIVVAIDAKREGPGKWGVYTHGGRKPVGLDAVEWAKEVWRRGAGEILLTSMDSDGTQAGYDIELTAAVSSAIGIPVIASGGAGNLDHMVDVLDAGKADAVLAASIFHFKKHTIAEAKQHFAERGVPVRPYV, encoded by the coding sequence GTGCTTGCGAAACGAATCATCCCCTGCCTGGACGTGACCGATGGCCGCGTGGTCAAAGGCGTGAACTTTGTGGACCTCATCGACGCCGGTGATCCGGTGGAATGCGCCATCGCCTACAATCTCCAGCAGGCTGACGAACTCGTCTTTCTCGACATCACCGCGTCCTCCGACAACCGCAACACGATGGTGGACGTCGTCCGCCGCACGGCGGAAAAATGTTTCATCCCGCTCACCGTGGGGGGCGGCATCCGCAGTGTGGAGAACATGCGGGAAATGTTGCTCGCGGGCGCGGACAAGGTCGGCGTGAACACTTCCGCCGTGACGAATCCATCGCTTGTCGATGCCGGGGCGAAAGCCTTCGGCAGCCAGTGCATCGTCGTCGCCATCGACGCGAAACGCGAAGGCCCCGGCAAATGGGGTGTCTACACCCACGGCGGCCGCAAGCCGGTCGGCCTCGACGCCGTCGAGTGGGCCAAGGAGGTCTGGCGGCGTGGTGCGGGTGAGATCCTCCTCACCAGCATGGACTCGGACGGCACCCAGGCCGGCTACGACATCGAGCTGACCGCCGCGGTTTCCTCGGCCATCGGCATCCCGGTCATCGCCAGCGGCGGCGCGGGAAATCTCGACCACATGGTGGACGTGCTGGACGCCGGCAAGGCGGACGCGGTGCTGGCAGCCAGCATTTTCCACTTCAAGAAGCACACGATCGCCGAGGCGAAACAACACTTCGCCGAGCGCGGCGTGCCGGTGAGGCCCTACGTCTGA
- a CDS encoding RNA polymerase sigma factor — MGQTTPSDPELLKEWLGQRREAAFNALVARYAGLVHATARRTCGDDSMAGEVSQLTFITLARKAKSLTTCASLGGWLHTTALMQAKNLIRKSQRENRKRQLFQTSMETGPSHSQDEIWKEMQPVLDDALASLSKKDREALLLRFYRSLTVREIATTLGIATDAAQKRIDRATGRLRGKLARRGCVTGGSLAAAMLAGFATDSQAAAPLISKLASKAIVATTTSTVPAIGFITLITTTAMKTTSIIAPLASLIGAALLIEYQRHSIADVEHQGSLMRDRLAMNMEKVARSSTRLSSADERSPIDWKELVSRLNDEVILKQFEKRVASMSVEELTRSIREVNSLNFTNADRSTLENKLHPRLVEIDPEAVLVNFGDQIGKDDNSGRMLRMAFGNWIKKDQARAILWLDEQIAAGRLTSKKLDGSGGSRAFFETYVISALLRSDPAAAKTRAATLGEEDRKRAIQSIDTTTKEIDPLAFARLAREGLSESECNYALSLQASARAEGDDCSKVSEYFDQIEATSTERAAAVRQVIGGVSLHIMMQRMLKPDDVDAIRAWVSSEAPQQLGEVTGYTLGLASFQENFQMKFPEALELINQYYESGDGESILFHFLDTAYPKDEPNRMICRKLAEKITDKTQRESILERFK; from the coding sequence ATGGGACAGACCACGCCATCCGATCCGGAACTGCTCAAAGAATGGCTGGGCCAGCGGCGGGAAGCCGCGTTCAACGCGCTCGTCGCCCGCTACGCCGGCTTGGTCCACGCGACCGCGAGGAGGACGTGCGGCGACGACTCGATGGCAGGCGAGGTTTCCCAACTGACCTTCATCACGCTGGCACGGAAGGCGAAATCCCTCACCACCTGCGCCTCCCTCGGTGGCTGGCTGCACACCACCGCCCTGATGCAGGCAAAGAACCTGATCCGCAAATCCCAGCGGGAAAACCGAAAACGCCAACTTTTCCAAACCTCCATGGAAACCGGACCCTCCCACTCGCAGGACGAGATCTGGAAAGAAATGCAACCCGTGCTTGATGACGCCCTCGCCTCCCTGTCTAAAAAAGACCGCGAAGCCCTGTTGCTGAGATTCTACCGATCCCTCACCGTCCGTGAAATCGCCACCACCCTGGGCATCGCCACCGACGCCGCCCAAAAACGCATCGACCGGGCAACCGGACGCCTGCGTGGAAAACTTGCCAGACGCGGGTGTGTGACGGGCGGCTCATTGGCTGCGGCGATGCTCGCTGGATTCGCCACGGACTCACAAGCGGCGGCTCCCTTGATTTCCAAACTGGCCAGCAAAGCCATCGTCGCCACCACCACGAGCACGGTCCCGGCAATCGGATTCATCACCCTCATTACAACCACCGCGATGAAAACCACATCAATCATTGCTCCGCTCGCATCACTGATCGGGGCCGCCCTCCTGATTGAATATCAACGGCATTCCATTGCCGATGTGGAGCACCAGGGCAGCCTCATGCGGGACAGGCTCGCAATGAATATGGAAAAAGTCGCCAGATCGAGCACCCGCCTTTCATCAGCCGATGAAAGGTCGCCGATCGATTGGAAGGAACTGGTCAGCCGTCTCAACGATGAGGTCATACTCAAACAATTTGAGAAACGGGTGGCCTCCATGTCAGTCGAAGAATTGACCCGGTCCATCCGAGAGGTCAACTCCCTCAATTTCACCAATGCTGATCGATCGACTCTGGAGAACAAGCTTCACCCGAGACTCGTCGAGATCGATCCGGAAGCGGTGTTGGTGAATTTCGGAGATCAAATCGGGAAGGACGACAACTCGGGAAGAATGTTACGCATGGCGTTCGGAAATTGGATTAAAAAGGATCAGGCGCGTGCCATCCTATGGTTGGACGAACAAATCGCCGCCGGACGCCTTACCTCCAAAAAGCTCGATGGAAGCGGCGGGTCCAGAGCTTTCTTTGAAACCTATGTGATCTCTGCTTTGTTGCGCTCAGACCCGGCCGCGGCCAAAACCCGCGCCGCAACCCTCGGTGAAGAAGATAGGAAAAGGGCCATCCAGTCGATCGATACCACGACGAAAGAGATCGACCCTCTCGCATTCGCCCGGCTGGCTCGGGAAGGACTGTCCGAGTCTGAATGCAACTACGCGTTGTCCCTGCAGGCAAGCGCCCGGGCGGAGGGAGACGACTGCTCCAAAGTTTCCGAATATTTCGACCAGATCGAAGCCACCTCCACCGAGAGGGCTGCCGCAGTCAGGCAGGTCATCGGCGGCGTGTCGCTCCACATCATGATGCAACGCATGCTCAAGCCGGATGATGTGGATGCGATCAGGGCCTGGGTATCCAGCGAAGCTCCCCAACAGCTGGGGGAAGTCACGGGCTACACCCTCGGACTGGCTTCATTCCAAGAAAACTTTCAAATGAAGTTTCCCGAAGCTCTCGAGCTGATCAACCAATATTACGAATCCGGGGACGGCGAATCGATCCTGTTTCACTTTTTGGACACCGCTTATCCCAAGGACGAACCAAATCGGATGATTTGTAGAAAACTTGCTGAGAAGATCACCGACAAAACCCAGCGCGAGTCGATCTTGGAGAGATTCAAATAG
- a CDS encoding single-stranded DNA-binding protein: MANLNKVMLIGNLTRDPELRHTPKGTAVAELGLAINRVWNNDQGQKQEETTFVDVTLWGRQAELAQQYLGKGRSVYIEGRLQLDTWDDKETGKKRSKLRIVGEVMQFLGSNTPGGNNSGGGGGYSDRPQSSAPQQQSSGPRQGATAAPADEYQEDDDIPF; this comes from the coding sequence ATGGCAAATCTCAACAAAGTCATGCTCATCGGAAATCTCACCCGGGATCCCGAGCTGCGTCACACACCGAAAGGCACCGCCGTCGCGGAACTGGGCCTCGCCATCAACCGCGTCTGGAACAACGACCAAGGCCAGAAGCAGGAAGAGACCACCTTCGTCGATGTCACCCTCTGGGGACGCCAGGCCGAGCTCGCCCAGCAATATCTCGGCAAAGGCCGCTCCGTTTATATCGAAGGCCGTCTCCAGCTCGATACCTGGGACGACAAGGAGACCGGCAAGAAACGCAGCAAGCTCCGCATCGTCGGAGAAGTGATGCAGTTCCTCGGCAGCAACACTCCCGGCGGAAACAACTCCGGCGGTGGTGGCGGCTATTCCGACCGTCCGCAATCCTCCGCCCCCCAGCAACAGTCCTCCGGACCACGGCAAGGTGCCACCGCAGCCCCTGCGGACGAGTATCAGGAAGACGACGACATCCCGTTCTGA
- a CDS encoding HAD family hydrolase, producing MNTPSLSDTLADARGILFDMDGVLIDSEPIHEKAIIALTAELGDALDDEAILYSFKGAPEKSMAARLLEMYPGQKRTAEEIIRRKIELFAEIFHHVTLVDGAMEFLAKSHAAGRRHGLTTSASRATQGQAFDTFGFGKYFDTIVTGEDITRGKPDPEPYLLTAERLGLETRDCIVIEDSINGVLSGKAAGCRVVAITGTFPVEQLLRAGADFIIHGFDELS from the coding sequence ATGAACACACCCTCGCTTTCCGACACACTGGCCGATGCCCGCGGCATTCTCTTCGACATGGACGGAGTGCTCATCGATTCCGAACCGATCCATGAGAAAGCCATCATCGCGCTCACGGCCGAGCTGGGGGACGCGCTGGACGACGAAGCCATCCTGTATTCCTTCAAGGGCGCGCCCGAGAAAAGCATGGCGGCAAGGTTGCTGGAAATGTATCCCGGCCAGAAGCGGACGGCGGAGGAGATCATCCGCCGCAAGATCGAGCTGTTCGCGGAGATCTTCCATCACGTGACCTTGGTCGACGGGGCGATGGAATTCCTCGCGAAAAGCCACGCCGCCGGGCGCAGGCACGGGCTCACCACCTCGGCATCCCGCGCGACCCAGGGACAGGCGTTTGATACCTTCGGCTTCGGGAAATACTTCGATACCATCGTCACCGGTGAGGACATCACGCGCGGCAAGCCGGACCCCGAGCCGTATTTGCTCACGGCGGAAAGGCTCGGCCTGGAGACCAGGGATTGCATCGTCATCGAAGACTCCATCAATGGCGTGCTGTCGGGGAAAGCGGCGGGCTGCCGGGTCGTCGCCATCACCGGAACCTTCCCGGTGGAACAGCTGCTCCGCGCTGGTGCGGATTTCATCATCCACGGCTTCGACGAACTGAGTTGA
- a CDS encoding NADH-quinone oxidoreductase subunit A — protein MPQDYLPVLFQILIALGFACSTLTASVIFGRSGKRNATKDSAYECGMLPVGDGAPRFSVKFYLVAMLFVIFDIEVVFMYPWAVQFRDLAAQGPAALISMAGFAGILVFAYVYALKKGALSWKS, from the coding sequence ATGCCACAAGATTACCTTCCAGTTCTTTTCCAGATCCTGATCGCGCTCGGATTCGCCTGCTCCACCCTCACGGCGAGTGTGATCTTCGGTCGTTCGGGCAAGCGGAACGCGACAAAGGACTCTGCCTACGAGTGCGGCATGTTGCCGGTCGGTGATGGCGCTCCGCGTTTCTCGGTGAAGTTCTATCTGGTCGCGATGCTGTTCGTGATTTTCGATATCGAGGTGGTCTTCATGTATCCATGGGCCGTGCAGTTCCGCGATCTCGCGGCCCAGGGTCCCGCCGCCCTCATCAGCATGGCGGGTTTCGCCGGGATTCTGGTATTCGCCTACGTCTACGCCCTGAAGAAGGGCGCCCTGAGTTGGAAATCCTGA
- a CDS encoding diflavin oxidoreductase, with amino-acid sequence MAFPIQIPNDAPFTAEQRAWLNDFLSKALALGAQQAAAASGPSVPVTVLYGSQTGTAEGLAKKLVKSLKKGNFEVELHDMAAYDRARLAGEKNLLIITSTYGDGEPPDSAAELHGWLLGDSAPQLPALSYSVLALGDSSYPDFCKCGIEFDTRLAALGAKRISARVDVDVDPDGPYAEWSAAVIATLAPGGAGSSGGEASADSAETGFSKTNPFPAGVVENYNLNGAGEKQTNQIALTLEGSGLEYEVGDALGVYPLNPPQVVDEIIANLPFKAGDVPAPNGGEVSLREALIRYYDIGSLNKSIIQKWQAKSGSPFLRSLVEADDKKAYDDFCWGRDLIDLVIDHPADFTDGEEFVSILKKLQPRLYSIASSPRAHPGEVHLCVGIVRYESFGRKRGGICSTFLADRLTGGEKPRVYVHGNNAFRLPADTATDVIMCGPGTGIAPFRAFLEDRKATAATGRNWLFFGNPHQATDYLYQDEIESYIADGTLTKFDAAWSRDQKEKLYVQHLMVRNGAELWAWLSKGAAFYVCGDASRMAKDVDAALHKVAEEHGNLTAEEATAFISQLKKEKRYLRDVY; translated from the coding sequence ATGGCCTTCCCGATTCAAATTCCAAATGACGCTCCGTTCACCGCGGAGCAACGCGCATGGCTGAACGATTTCCTCTCCAAGGCCCTGGCCCTTGGAGCGCAACAGGCGGCGGCCGCGAGCGGTCCGTCTGTGCCGGTCACCGTGCTTTACGGGTCACAAACCGGGACTGCGGAAGGCCTGGCCAAGAAACTCGTGAAATCGCTGAAAAAAGGCAATTTCGAGGTGGAGCTTCACGACATGGCCGCCTACGACCGCGCGCGGTTGGCCGGGGAGAAAAACCTGCTGATCATCACCTCCACCTATGGGGATGGCGAACCACCCGACAGCGCCGCCGAACTGCACGGCTGGCTGTTGGGCGATTCCGCGCCCCAGCTCCCGGCCCTGTCTTACTCGGTGCTGGCACTGGGGGACAGCAGCTATCCGGATTTCTGCAAGTGCGGCATCGAGTTCGACACCCGCCTCGCCGCTCTCGGAGCCAAGCGCATCTCCGCCAGGGTGGACGTGGACGTGGATCCCGACGGTCCTTACGCCGAGTGGTCCGCGGCGGTGATCGCGACCCTCGCGCCGGGCGGAGCGGGGTCTTCCGGCGGGGAGGCATCCGCGGATTCCGCTGAAACCGGTTTCTCCAAAACCAACCCGTTCCCGGCCGGTGTGGTGGAAAACTACAATCTCAATGGAGCAGGGGAAAAGCAGACAAACCAGATCGCCCTCACGCTCGAAGGCTCCGGACTCGAATACGAGGTCGGCGACGCGCTCGGGGTTTATCCGTTGAATCCGCCGCAGGTGGTGGATGAGATCATCGCCAATCTTCCCTTCAAGGCAGGTGACGTCCCCGCGCCGAACGGTGGCGAGGTTTCCCTGCGTGAGGCCTTGATCCGTTATTACGACATCGGTTCGCTCAACAAGTCCATCATCCAGAAATGGCAGGCGAAAAGCGGTTCGCCATTCCTCCGCTCGCTGGTTGAGGCGGACGACAAGAAAGCCTACGACGATTTCTGCTGGGGCCGTGACCTGATCGATCTCGTCATCGACCACCCTGCGGATTTCACCGATGGCGAGGAGTTCGTTTCCATCCTGAAGAAACTCCAGCCACGGCTTTACTCCATCGCCTCCAGCCCGCGGGCGCATCCGGGCGAGGTCCACCTGTGCGTGGGCATCGTGCGTTACGAATCCTTCGGCCGCAAGCGTGGCGGCATTTGCTCCACCTTCCTGGCCGACCGCCTCACCGGTGGGGAAAAACCACGGGTTTATGTCCATGGGAACAATGCTTTCCGCCTGCCGGCGGATACCGCCACGGATGTCATCATGTGCGGCCCCGGCACCGGCATCGCCCCGTTCCGCGCGTTTCTCGAGGATCGCAAGGCAACCGCCGCGACGGGGAGGAACTGGCTGTTCTTCGGCAATCCGCACCAGGCGACCGACTACCTCTATCAGGACGAGATCGAAAGCTACATTGCGGACGGCACGCTGACGAAGTTCGACGCGGCATGGTCGCGCGACCAGAAGGAGAAGCTCTACGTCCAGCATCTCATGGTGCGGAACGGTGCCGAACTCTGGGCCTGGCTCAGCAAGGGTGCGGCCTTCTATGTCTGTGGAGATGCCTCGCGCATGGCGAAGGATGTGGATGCCGCGCTGCACAAGGTCGCCGAGGAACATGGCAACCTGACCGCGGAAGAAGCCACGGCTTTCATCTCCCAGCTGAAGAAGGAGAAGCGCTACCTGCGCGACGTCTACTGA
- a CDS encoding Dabb family protein: MIHHAAYFQLKPEVDAAGLEELVRTSRSLLLKIPEVLSVRSGRNIDPSCQWQFYFSIEVDSLEKLRITLDDAHHLKLLEKWIKPKTMAEFSMTYELDPSKNLKHS, from the coding sequence ATGATCCACCATGCGGCCTACTTCCAGCTCAAGCCAGAGGTGGATGCGGCCGGGTTGGAAGAGCTTGTCCGGACGAGCCGCAGCCTGCTGCTGAAGATCCCGGAAGTTCTTTCCGTCAGATCCGGGCGGAACATCGATCCCTCCTGCCAGTGGCAGTTCTATTTTTCCATCGAGGTTGATTCACTGGAAAAATTGAGAATCACGCTGGACGATGCCCATCATCTGAAATTGCTGGAAAAGTGGATCAAACCGAAAACGATGGCGGAATTTTCCATGACTTACGAGTTGGATCCCTCCAAAAATCTGAAGCATTCATAG